Proteins encoded in a region of the Gemmatimonadaceae bacterium genome:
- a CDS encoding TonB-dependent receptor → MPSPLRTRWRASLIATLALLALAPIAMARAQATGTIEGVVTGAAGARPLSDVQITVVGTTLGARSDEQGRYRIFGVPAGARQVRSQRIGLASVTRSVDVVASQTASVDFRLAEAALSLDAVVVTGTAAESRKKEVGNAMATIDMKPIEVQPVKNTQDILAGRGPGITVMQNSGQPGAGGTIRLRGTNSITQSNAPVVYVDGVRIYSDAGPITPSARQSTLAMNDIKADDIERIEIVKGAAATTLYGTQASGGVIQIFTKKGSAGAPEWNLDAGTGVNFMGHVGPSSDPTGLFLNQCTGPNLHDAFGNPFVDPTCPSSGSWLKTGNVQRYGLGVRGGSGALTYYLSGNYDDNPGVVQTSDAKGGGFRANFGFTPAKNLIFNVNSSYEKKIIHWLPDGNLANGFTLNVMRGPFGNFKGGPQCVAATITCVSNANVLVQDIENNGDHFISGFSLQYSPVTAFTNRFNVGFDYNDTDNKSVIPFAFLNLPTGSINSQGWNHTKLSLDYAGSFVHSVRTPRLMSTFSWGGQLFDDRERYTGITGTGFAGPANPTLASAATISLGVDTRPRVVNAGYFLQEMLGWKDRLFVTGGLRVDGNSAFGQNFGLETYPKISAAYVLSDEDFWPTRWIPTMKLRAALGESGKAPGAFDAVRTWDPVSGDAGKPGVTVAQLGDPNLGPERTREMEGGFDLATPGDRVAVEMTYYRARTYGTLIGVTLPPSNGFNRTQLENAGTIQNDGLEVQISPVFLRASSVDWRGRFSASWMQSKAVDIGGQNISTGLGSFVRTGMPVPSLYGSKILNPDAVGVPPIIATDQYYGPVYPPRLLSAEMTVTLHRDITLNALADYQGGAYLTNFIGYQNALRNVWQPCYAAQQALKAGTGTTTLTARDQGRCAIDRTIANSDYWDSKTDFVKLRSISIAYDLPQRFTRGVHSATVILAGQNLWKWTKFDGADPEASDGSDAGTGLGRREYYQIPPFKTAMLSIRTTF, encoded by the coding sequence ATGCCAAGTCCCTTGCGCACCCGTTGGCGAGCGTCGCTCATCGCGACGCTCGCTCTCCTGGCGTTGGCGCCTATTGCAATGGCGCGCGCTCAGGCCACCGGCACGATCGAAGGCGTTGTCACCGGCGCCGCCGGTGCACGACCTCTCTCTGATGTTCAGATCACAGTTGTCGGTACGACGTTAGGCGCCCGCTCCGACGAACAGGGACGTTACCGCATTTTCGGCGTGCCTGCCGGCGCGCGGCAGGTGCGCAGCCAACGCATCGGCCTCGCGTCGGTGACGCGGTCAGTCGATGTCGTCGCCAGCCAGACCGCGAGCGTCGATTTCCGTCTTGCCGAAGCGGCGCTTTCGCTCGATGCGGTTGTCGTCACGGGCACCGCAGCCGAATCACGCAAGAAGGAAGTTGGCAACGCGATGGCGACAATCGACATGAAGCCGATCGAAGTTCAACCGGTGAAGAACACCCAGGATATTCTCGCTGGCCGTGGCCCCGGCATCACCGTCATGCAGAACTCCGGGCAACCGGGAGCTGGCGGCACCATCCGTCTCCGCGGCACGAACAGCATCACACAGAGCAATGCGCCGGTCGTGTATGTCGACGGCGTTCGCATCTATAGTGATGCCGGCCCGATCACGCCGTCGGCGCGACAGAGCACGCTGGCGATGAACGACATCAAGGCCGACGACATCGAACGCATCGAGATCGTGAAAGGCGCCGCGGCGACGACTCTCTACGGTACGCAGGCGTCGGGCGGCGTCATTCAGATCTTCACGAAGAAAGGATCGGCCGGCGCACCCGAGTGGAACCTCGATGCCGGCACGGGCGTGAACTTCATGGGGCACGTCGGGCCATCATCGGATCCGACGGGACTGTTTCTCAATCAATGCACGGGACCGAATCTGCACGACGCGTTCGGCAATCCGTTCGTCGATCCCACCTGTCCATCGAGCGGCTCGTGGCTGAAGACTGGAAACGTCCAACGCTACGGCCTCGGCGTGCGCGGTGGGAGCGGAGCGCTCACGTACTACCTGTCGGGCAATTATGACGACAATCCTGGCGTCGTGCAGACGAGCGATGCCAAGGGTGGCGGGTTCCGCGCCAACTTTGGCTTCACGCCAGCAAAGAACCTCATCTTCAACGTCAACAGCTCGTATGAGAAGAAGATCATTCACTGGCTTCCCGATGGGAATCTCGCGAACGGCTTCACGTTGAACGTGATGCGTGGGCCGTTCGGCAACTTCAAGGGCGGACCTCAATGCGTGGCTGCCACCATCACCTGCGTCAGCAATGCCAACGTTCTCGTTCAGGACATCGAGAACAACGGTGACCACTTCATCTCGGGCTTCTCGCTCCAGTACAGTCCAGTCACCGCGTTCACCAACCGGTTCAATGTTGGCTTCGACTACAACGACACGGACAACAAGTCCGTCATCCCGTTCGCCTTTCTAAATCTGCCGACGGGCTCGATCAACTCGCAGGGGTGGAATCACACCAAGCTGTCACTCGACTACGCAGGCTCGTTCGTACACTCGGTGCGTACACCGCGCCTGATGTCCACCTTCTCGTGGGGCGGACAACTCTTCGACGATCGCGAGCGATACACCGGCATAACGGGCACCGGCTTCGCCGGGCCCGCGAATCCCACGCTTGCTTCGGCGGCCACGATTAGCCTCGGCGTCGACACGCGCCCGCGTGTCGTGAATGCCGGCTATTTCCTGCAAGAGATGCTGGGGTGGAAGGACCGGCTGTTCGTTACTGGCGGGTTGCGGGTCGACGGAAACAGCGCGTTCGGTCAGAACTTCGGTCTCGAGACATATCCCAAGATCAGTGCTGCCTACGTGCTCTCTGACGAAGACTTCTGGCCCACGCGTTGGATTCCAACGATGAAGCTGCGCGCCGCGTTAGGCGAATCCGGCAAGGCGCCCGGCGCCTTCGACGCCGTGCGCACGTGGGACCCGGTATCCGGTGACGCCGGGAAACCAGGCGTGACCGTCGCCCAGCTCGGCGATCCAAATCTCGGTCCCGAGCGCACGCGCGAGATGGAAGGCGGTTTCGACCTGGCGACTCCTGGCGACCGCGTCGCTGTCGAGATGACGTACTATCGTGCGCGTACGTACGGCACGCTCATCGGCGTCACGCTGCCGCCGTCGAACGGGTTCAATCGAACGCAGCTCGAGAACGCCGGCACGATTCAGAACGACGGACTCGAGGTGCAGATCAGCCCTGTGTTCCTTCGCGCATCGAGCGTCGATTGGCGTGGACGCTTCAGCGCATCATGGATGCAGAGCAAGGCAGTCGACATCGGCGGCCAGAATATTTCGACGGGACTTGGCAGCTTCGTGCGTACCGGGATGCCTGTGCCGTCGCTCTATGGCTCGAAGATCTTGAATCCCGACGCCGTCGGCGTTCCGCCGATCATAGCGACCGATCAGTACTACGGACCGGTTTACCCGCCGCGCCTCTTGAGCGCGGAGATGACAGTGACGCTTCATCGGGACATTACGCTCAACGCGCTCGCCGACTACCAGGGCGGTGCGTATCTCACCAACTTTATCGGCTATCAGAACGCCCTCCGCAACGTCTGGCAGCCTTGTTACGCGGCGCAGCAGGCGCTCAAGGCCGGCACTGGCACCACGACACTCACGGCGCGCGATCAAGGACGGTGCGCGATCGATCGAACGATCGCGAACAGCGACTACTGGGATTCGAAGACCGACTTCGTCAAGCTGCGCTCGATCTCCATCGCTTACGATCTCCCGCAGCGCTTCACCCGTGGCGTGCATAGCGCGACGGTAATCCTCGCGGGCCAGAATCTCTGGAAGTGGACGAAGTTCGACGGCGCGGATCCCGAAGCCAGTGATGGCTCCGACGCCGGTACCGGTCTCGGCCGCCGCGAATACTATCAGATCCCTCCGTTCAAGACGGCAATGTTGAGCATTCGTACAACCTTCTGA
- a CDS encoding RagB/SusD family nutrient uptake outer membrane protein: MRSKTRILALASLAGAFSLAGCHGFLDVQNPGPIDDSALYTPDAVPALVVGMSADLSDIYSFIVRIDAIASDEMGHGGSYTPEGLWVRGIIRPEDVNDYWARMQRVRFEAESGVDRMKGIKGFKYDTDANAARANLLGGFANRLLGESACQAVINDGPVQSDTTYFQRAEAEFTEAIRIAGAATNATDILTAAYGGRASVRAWQGNWAAAVQDAQQVPTNFVYNAIYSINSTRENNSLVQETYVRREFSLFGTMWAQVFKDPRVPWDTIKTTTGAIQTGQDGKTPYFRQAKYTSLGSAIPLVKGTEMLVLQAEAALRNGDITTAFTLINQERAFYKMAALTAPADLPTAWQTLEFERGAVVWLEARRLWDLRRWFVDPGPAHNDFLNGRDKSIPISQAEYQTNPNLISQTPKECQ; this comes from the coding sequence ATGCGATCAAAGACTCGAATACTCGCACTGGCGTCGCTCGCCGGCGCCTTCTCCCTTGCGGGCTGCCACGGCTTTCTCGACGTCCAGAATCCCGGCCCGATCGACGACTCGGCGCTCTACACGCCCGACGCGGTGCCGGCGCTCGTCGTCGGCATGTCCGCCGATCTCTCCGACATCTACTCGTTCATCGTCCGCATCGACGCCATCGCGAGCGACGAGATGGGTCATGGCGGCAGCTATACGCCCGAAGGCCTCTGGGTCCGCGGCATCATTCGTCCCGAAGACGTGAACGACTACTGGGCGCGCATGCAGCGTGTCCGGTTCGAGGCGGAGTCGGGCGTCGACCGGATGAAGGGCATCAAGGGCTTCAAGTACGACACCGATGCCAACGCGGCGCGCGCCAACCTCCTCGGCGGCTTCGCCAATCGGCTGCTCGGCGAATCGGCGTGCCAGGCAGTGATCAATGACGGTCCGGTGCAGAGCGACACCACGTACTTCCAGCGCGCCGAAGCCGAGTTCACGGAAGCGATTCGCATCGCGGGCGCCGCGACAAACGCGACGGACATCCTTACTGCAGCATACGGTGGACGCGCGTCGGTGCGCGCTTGGCAGGGAAACTGGGCCGCCGCCGTTCAGGATGCGCAACAAGTGCCCACGAACTTCGTTTACAACGCGATCTATTCAATCAACTCGACTCGTGAGAACAACTCGCTCGTGCAGGAGACATACGTGCGACGCGAGTTCTCTCTCTTCGGTACGATGTGGGCGCAGGTATTCAAAGATCCGCGTGTACCGTGGGACACGATCAAGACGACCACCGGCGCGATTCAAACGGGGCAGGACGGCAAAACGCCATACTTCCGTCAGGCCAAGTACACGTCGCTTGGCTCCGCGATCCCGCTCGTAAAAGGCACCGAGATGTTGGTGCTTCAAGCCGAGGCCGCGCTGCGGAACGGCGACATCACCACGGCGTTCACGCTCATCAATCAGGAGCGCGCGTTCTACAAGATGGCCGCGCTCACGGCGCCGGCGGACTTGCCGACCGCGTGGCAGACACTCGAGTTCGAGCGCGGTGCGGTTGTCTGGCTCGAGGCGCGCCGTCTGTGGGATCTCCGGCGCTGGTTCGTCGACCCGGGTCCGGCCCATAACGACTTCCTCAACGGGCGCGACAAGTCGATTCCGATCAGTCAAGCTGAATATCAAACCAACCCGAACCTCATCAGTCAAACGCCAAAAGAGTGTCAGTGA
- a CDS encoding MATE family efflux transporter: MSTPIRAAAPSPPSSAETASAAVPNAAPAAAPPERRRFDRSLVDGPLAPAVWKLAWPTMLTNIIGGLQGIIDHVMVGNLVGYTGNAAIGVSWQIFIIVIVFISSLFTGMSVLVSRFVGAGDGDKADRTVYQAFLTAIVLSFGIIAPVGYFVSPWLLNFVNAAPAVETQALPFIRIMFLFSGGMMMFFMLSIALRSAGDARTPMILGVAMTVLNAALNVVLIRGLGPIPEFGTKGAAMGTCIASGIVSIYSLVQLWRGKWVIAFPRGHGYAPDWQIIRSLFRFGLPTGIQGIAMNVGGVLMLSFIGSLAQSAAAQAAFAISYSQLFSLITWTSVGLMGAAAAVAGQNLGAGNPDRSTQAVHIAARYGLTGAALIGALFLFFPAQLLAIFGMHNGPVVDIGVTLLRILSVSGLFIAVALTYTGGLQGTGDTKSPLYISIVSQVIVPLGICFAVQRVSHLDPVDIWIAILVGHITRCALSVWRFNQQKWRGIRVDIGTAR, from the coding sequence ATGAGTACTCCGATCCGCGCCGCGGCACCATCGCCTCCGAGCTCCGCCGAGACCGCCAGTGCAGCGGTGCCTAACGCGGCGCCGGCTGCGGCGCCGCCGGAGCGCCGCCGCTTCGATCGGTCGCTCGTCGACGGACCGCTCGCGCCGGCAGTCTGGAAGCTCGCCTGGCCGACGATGCTCACGAACATCATCGGCGGATTGCAGGGCATCATCGACCACGTCATGGTCGGCAATCTCGTCGGCTACACCGGCAACGCGGCGATCGGAGTGAGCTGGCAGATCTTCATCATCGTGATCGTCTTCATCTCCTCGCTCTTCACCGGCATGAGCGTGCTCGTCTCGCGCTTCGTCGGTGCCGGCGACGGCGACAAGGCCGACCGGACGGTGTATCAGGCGTTCCTCACGGCGATCGTTCTGTCGTTCGGGATCATCGCGCCCGTCGGCTATTTTGTATCACCTTGGCTTCTGAACTTTGTGAACGCGGCACCTGCGGTCGAGACGCAGGCGCTTCCCTTCATTCGGATCATGTTCCTGTTCAGCGGCGGCATGATGATGTTCTTCATGCTCAGCATCGCCCTGCGCTCCGCCGGCGACGCACGGACGCCGATGATCCTCGGCGTCGCGATGACGGTGCTGAATGCCGCGCTCAACGTCGTACTCATTCGAGGCCTCGGTCCCATCCCCGAGTTCGGCACGAAGGGCGCGGCGATGGGAACGTGCATCGCCTCTGGGATCGTGAGTATTTACTCTCTCGTACAGCTCTGGCGAGGCAAGTGGGTCATCGCGTTCCCGCGGGGACACGGCTACGCGCCGGACTGGCAGATCATCCGGTCGCTCTTCCGCTTCGGTCTCCCGACGGGGATTCAGGGCATCGCCATGAACGTTGGCGGCGTGCTGATGCTCTCGTTCATCGGCTCGCTGGCCCAGAGCGCCGCAGCTCAAGCCGCGTTTGCGATCTCATACTCGCAGCTCTTCTCGCTCATCACGTGGACCTCCGTCGGTCTGATGGGTGCCGCCGCCGCTGTCGCCGGCCAGAACCTCGGCGCCGGCAATCCTGATCGCTCGACCCAGGCAGTGCACATCGCCGCCCGCTACGGCCTAACGGGCGCCGCGCTCATCGGTGCCCTCTTTCTCTTCTTCCCCGCGCAGCTGCTCGCGATCTTCGGGATGCACAATGGCCCCGTCGTCGACATCGGCGTCACGCTACTGCGAATCCTGAGCGTGTCGGGACTCTTCATCGCCGTCGCGCTCACCTACACCGGCGGCCTTCAGGGCACGGGCGACACGAAGAGTCCGCTGTATATCTCGATCGTCTCCCAAGTGATCGTTCCACTCGGCATCTGCTTCGCCGTGCAGCGCGTGAGCCACCTCGATCCCGTCGACATCTGGATCGCGATTCTCGTCGGACACATCACACGCTGCGCATTGAGTGTGTGGCGGTTCAATCAGCAGAAGTGGCGAGGAATCCGCGTCGATATCGGGACCGCTCGGTAG
- a CDS encoding DNA polymerase domain-containing protein, with protein sequence MDAPTAALEDEWLWGWDPTPGIVSVWAEEDGRALVWRRDPEHGALLRDEQRFRPWLLLDRLDDLLHLGDRLCEGANAAARISYRELDGPGALRYLVSADNYKTLTSAILLGATQRLRRRVEHVRELGADAALTLPPDEQYLVATGRNYFRDLSFDQLHRLQFDLETTGLFAEHDRIFMVSVRFPDGNTDVLEATAKGDVAEADLIRRLVATIRAADPDVIENHNLHGFDLPFLYRRARRLGVRLDIGRTGSGLRRRAARRGVKSEDDEERRVRFVAPGRELIDTIDAVRRYDYTVRALPSYGLKSVARQLGLAGPDRELIRGDQIYTVYQTDPARVRRYAIADVDEVAALSRTLGGPAFALARMVPRRYERIADAGAATGMIDPLLVRAYLHTGTALPAHEESDGTPHSGAALHLFATGVAHRVVKADVASLYPSLMRTYRIGPARDHLGALLALVDRLVEQRLTAKAAARQAPNVVERHAHEAMSSAMKLVVNSAYGYLAAGGGLTRFADVHAANEVTRRGRETLDIMCRSLAERGVTLLEADTDGVYFAVPESWSEDDERRAVSEVAALMPPLVQLELEGRYAAMLSHEPKNYALLGYDGSLLLRGVAFRSRRAEPFGEAFLRHALHRLLVGDVAAVRAEYIDTIDALRRREISTLNVAARVRLTKTPDRYLATRESRRELPYEAMFASGRTTWHVGDKIRVYRTTSGTGAVVPEVDDEGTTEAGDPRDYDVAHYERVLRDNFAARLGRAFRPDDYAIVFADPDQPSLFAPPVDTIRTVLIRRVVTA encoded by the coding sequence ATGGACGCGCCGACTGCAGCACTGGAGGACGAATGGCTCTGGGGCTGGGACCCTACGCCGGGCATCGTCTCCGTGTGGGCCGAGGAGGACGGCCGCGCGCTCGTGTGGCGCCGCGATCCGGAGCACGGCGCGCTGCTCCGCGACGAGCAACGCTTTCGCCCGTGGCTCCTCCTCGATCGACTCGACGACCTGCTGCACCTGGGCGACCGACTCTGTGAGGGTGCGAATGCCGCTGCGCGCATTTCCTATCGTGAGCTCGACGGACCCGGCGCGCTCCGGTACCTCGTTTCAGCCGACAATTACAAAACACTAACGTCCGCTATCCTCCTCGGCGCAACCCAGCGACTTCGTCGACGCGTCGAGCACGTCCGTGAGCTGGGTGCGGACGCGGCGCTCACGCTCCCGCCGGACGAACAGTATCTCGTCGCAACGGGCCGCAACTACTTTCGCGATCTCTCATTCGACCAGCTCCACCGCCTGCAGTTCGATCTCGAAACGACCGGCCTCTTCGCCGAACACGACCGGATCTTCATGGTTTCCGTTCGATTTCCGGATGGCAACACCGATGTCCTCGAGGCTACAGCGAAGGGTGACGTCGCCGAGGCGGATCTGATCCGGCGGCTCGTCGCCACGATCCGGGCAGCGGACCCTGACGTCATCGAAAATCACAACCTGCACGGATTCGATCTTCCCTTCCTTTACCGTCGTGCTCGACGCCTCGGCGTTCGGCTCGACATCGGACGCACGGGCAGTGGATTACGCCGGCGCGCCGCACGACGCGGCGTAAAGTCCGAGGACGATGAGGAGCGCCGTGTCCGCTTCGTCGCGCCAGGACGCGAGCTGATCGACACCATCGACGCCGTGCGTCGCTACGACTACACCGTGCGGGCATTGCCCTCCTATGGCCTCAAATCGGTTGCGCGTCAGCTCGGCTTGGCGGGACCGGATCGCGAGCTCATTCGCGGTGACCAGATCTACACCGTCTATCAGACCGATCCGGCTCGCGTGCGCCGCTACGCGATTGCCGACGTCGACGAAGTGGCCGCGCTCTCGCGAACGTTAGGCGGCCCCGCCTTCGCGCTCGCGCGCATGGTGCCGCGCCGGTACGAGCGAATTGCCGACGCGGGTGCCGCGACGGGGATGATCGATCCGCTGCTCGTCCGAGCCTATCTGCACACGGGAACGGCGTTGCCCGCGCACGAAGAGAGCGACGGCACGCCTCACAGTGGCGCCGCGCTCCATCTCTTCGCAACGGGTGTCGCGCATCGCGTCGTGAAGGCCGATGTCGCGAGCCTCTATCCATCCCTGATGCGCACCTATCGCATCGGGCCGGCGCGCGATCACCTCGGCGCTCTGCTCGCGCTCGTCGATCGCCTCGTCGAACAACGTCTCACGGCAAAGGCGGCCGCTCGTCAGGCGCCCAACGTCGTCGAGCGACATGCGCATGAGGCGATGTCGTCGGCGATGAAGCTCGTGGTGAATTCCGCGTATGGCTATCTCGCCGCCGGCGGCGGCTTGACGCGCTTCGCCGACGTGCACGCCGCCAACGAGGTCACGCGACGCGGCCGCGAGACGCTCGACATCATGTGCCGCTCACTTGCCGAGCGCGGTGTCACGCTGCTCGAGGCCGATACGGACGGCGTCTACTTCGCCGTTCCCGAATCCTGGAGCGAGGACGACGAGCGTCGCGCGGTGAGCGAGGTCGCGGCTCTGATGCCGCCGCTCGTTCAGCTCGAGCTCGAGGGCCGCTACGCCGCGATGCTCTCGCACGAACCGAAGAACTACGCGCTGCTCGGCTACGATGGGTCGCTGCTTCTGCGCGGGGTAGCCTTCCGCTCCAGGCGTGCCGAGCCATTCGGCGAGGCGTTCCTTCGCCATGCGCTTCATCGTTTGCTCGTTGGCGACGTCGCCGCCGTACGCGCCGAGTACATCGACACGATCGACGCATTGCGCCGCCGCGAAATTTCGACGCTCAACGTCGCGGCGCGAGTGCGCCTCACGAAAACACCGGATCGGTATCTCGCGACGCGCGAGAGCCGCCGCGAGCTTCCGTACGAAGCCATGTTCGCGAGTGGGCGCACCACGTGGCACGTGGGCGACAAGATCCGCGTCTATCGTACGACCTCGGGCACCGGCGCAGTCGTCCCCGAAGTCGATGATGAGGGGACGACCGAAGCCGGCGACCCTCGCGACTATGACGTCGCGCATTACGAGCGCGTCCTGCGTGACAACTTCGCGGCTCGCCTCGGTCGCGCCTTCCGACCGGACGACTACGCCATCGTCTTTGCCGACCCCGACCAGCCCTCGCTCTTCGCGCCGCCGGTCGACACGATCCGCACCGTCCTAATCAGGCGCGTCGTTACGGCGTGA
- a CDS encoding energy transducer TonB, with product MLHAFVSSPAARPGRSWLVVSTSSVVAHAAVISLAVATSGRTHTVEPSLLEKPPEQLIFIHARDFEHHAITIRKGALARAALKAAAMLVPDLTQLRIAVDASLAALPKVATADLDITPRATDPKKDFGEVNTGELLGGSVMWALSHPGRGNAYSSDVVEKVAWPERGNPKPRYPESLQRQGVEGSFVVEFVVDSTGKVDEKSLNFPSATHPMFLRAVKDALLHSRFFPAELAGMRVRQLVQQQFSFVLVR from the coding sequence ATGCTGCACGCCTTCGTCAGTTCCCCGGCCGCGCGTCCGGGGAGAAGCTGGCTTGTCGTCTCAACGTCCAGCGTCGTCGCCCATGCCGCGGTCATTTCGCTCGCGGTCGCCACGAGCGGACGCACTCACACGGTCGAGCCGTCGCTTCTCGAGAAGCCGCCCGAGCAACTGATCTTCATTCATGCTCGTGACTTCGAACATCACGCGATCACCATACGGAAGGGGGCGCTCGCGCGCGCGGCACTGAAAGCGGCCGCCATGCTCGTTCCCGATCTCACTCAACTTCGCATTGCCGTCGACGCGTCACTTGCGGCACTGCCGAAAGTTGCAACTGCCGATCTCGACATCACGCCGCGAGCAACCGATCCGAAGAAGGATTTCGGCGAGGTCAACACTGGCGAATTGCTCGGCGGTTCGGTGATGTGGGCGCTCAGCCACCCGGGCCGGGGCAATGCCTACAGTTCCGATGTCGTCGAGAAGGTCGCGTGGCCGGAGCGCGGCAACCCGAAGCCGCGCTATCCAGAGTCGCTGCAGCGGCAGGGCGTCGAGGGCAGCTTCGTCGTCGAGTTCGTGGTCGACAGTACCGGTAAAGTCGATGAGAAGTCACTCAACTTCCCCAGCGCGACGCACCCGATGTTCCTGCGCGCAGTGAAGGATGCGCTGCTCCATTCTCGCTTCTTCCCGGCCGAGCTGGCCGGGATGCGCGTTAGGCAACTGGTGCAGCAGCAGTTCTCGTTCGTGCTCGTACGCTGA
- a CDS encoding Gfo/Idh/MocA family oxidoreductase, giving the protein MSKDQFSRREFLGVTAAVAGASLLGSPLTNPTSLYRRKLAPSDRVRFGMIGVGMQGNGLLGTSIQLDGVVCAGAADLYDGRHTLAREIVRPDLPVTRRYKDLLDNKDIDCIVAAVPDHWHRQVVIDAVSAGKDIYCEKPMSHSPADGFAMVEAAKKSGRIVQIGSQRVSSQICAKAKEMIASGMLGEMMLIEGWLGRNDPTGAWEYPPPPDLSPSNLDWDTWQGTVTPKIPFNPLIFARWRCWRNYGTGVAGDLLVHLVSGMMFMTGMNQSPTEAMAVGSIRRWKDGRDMPDVHSVLYYYGDLPVSMRLNLGTSMPETYRFQGTKGLLEVTGSTITFTPQSGKDESPSYYAYSFPRALREAYFKKWHEENDPKIGQVPMPEAISFSGPDYDDTRPHLWNFFEAVRSRKPVVEDVVFGNNAALACHMANESYFKKSAVTAANMAVSSR; this is encoded by the coding sequence ATGTCGAAAGACCAGTTCTCCCGTCGCGAATTCCTCGGCGTCACCGCGGCCGTCGCCGGAGCGTCGCTCCTCGGTTCACCGTTGACCAATCCTACCTCGCTTTATAGGCGAAAGCTCGCACCAAGCGATCGCGTCCGGTTCGGCATGATCGGCGTCGGCATGCAAGGCAACGGACTGCTCGGCACGTCGATCCAATTGGACGGCGTCGTGTGCGCCGGCGCGGCCGATCTCTATGACGGCCGCCACACGCTCGCCCGCGAGATCGTGCGGCCTGACCTTCCGGTTACACGCCGCTACAAGGATCTCCTCGACAACAAGGACATCGATTGCATCGTCGCCGCCGTGCCGGATCACTGGCATCGGCAGGTCGTCATCGACGCCGTGAGTGCCGGAAAGGACATCTACTGCGAGAAGCCGATGTCACACAGTCCGGCCGATGGCTTCGCGATGGTCGAAGCGGCAAAAAAGAGCGGACGCATCGTACAAATCGGCTCGCAGCGCGTGAGCTCACAGATCTGCGCCAAGGCGAAGGAGATGATCGCCAGCGGCATGCTCGGTGAGATGATGCTCATCGAGGGCTGGCTCGGCCGCAACGACCCGACAGGCGCATGGGAGTATCCCCCGCCGCCCGATCTCTCGCCATCCAATCTCGACTGGGACACCTGGCAGGGAACGGTAACGCCCAAGATTCCATTCAACCCGCTCATCTTCGCGCGGTGGCGCTGCTGGAGGAACTACGGCACCGGTGTCGCGGGTGACCTGCTCGTTCACCTCGTGAGCGGCATGATGTTCATGACAGGAATGAACCAGTCGCCGACGGAGGCAATGGCAGTTGGCAGCATTCGCCGATGGAAGGACGGGCGTGACATGCCCGACGTGCATTCGGTGCTCTACTACTACGGCGACCTTCCCGTCTCGATGCGTCTCAACCTCGGCACCTCGATGCCGGAGACGTATCGCTTCCAGGGCACGAAGGGCCTCCTCGAGGTCACGGGATCGACGATCACCTTCACACCGCAGAGCGGCAAGGACGAATCGCCGAGCTATTACGCGTACAGCTTCCCGCGTGCCTTACGAGAGGCCTACTTCAAGAAGTGGCACGAAGAGAACGACCCGAAGATCGGTCAGGTGCCAATGCCGGAAGCGATCTCCTTCAGCGGTCCGGACTACGACGACACTCGTCCGCACCTGTGGAACTTCTTCGAGGCGGTCCGATCGCGAAAGCCGGTGGTGGAAGACGTCGTGTTCGGCAACAACGCGGCACTCGCGTGTCACATGGCGAATGAATCGTACTTCAAGAAAAGTGCAGTAACGGCCGCAAATATGGCTGTGAGTAGCCGGTAA